A region from the Melioribacter roseus P3M-2 genome encodes:
- a CDS encoding flagellar biosynthetic protein FliR: MTTNILIKDFILFIFVFMRIGGLIFAAPVLSFKGFPVLARIFLAIVIAYIVFFTLNKSNVNIDLDLTNQSGLTTLFFYSIRELLTGLILGYAMNFIFWAVSYAGHYIGFDMGLMLAEALNPVQEIQTNIVGQFLYYSALMIFILINGHHYLISGLTASFSVVPIGKYVINEPVYTLLIKYSFLVFTIAIKIASPIIVSFFLVHLAESIIARVIPNMQIIYITQPLKSLLGIFMILSLIPFYVYVLKNLLEGYEYKLLDLIRAMGQ; this comes from the coding sequence ATGACGACGAATATTCTGATAAAGGATTTTATTTTATTCATTTTCGTATTCATGAGAATAGGAGGATTAATATTCGCCGCTCCGGTTCTTTCGTTCAAAGGCTTTCCGGTATTGGCGAGAATATTTCTGGCAATTGTTATAGCTTATATTGTTTTCTTTACTTTGAATAAATCAAATGTCAATATCGATCTCGACTTAACGAATCAATCTGGCTTGACAACTCTGTTTTTTTATTCAATACGCGAACTATTGACGGGCTTAATACTTGGCTATGCAATGAATTTTATTTTTTGGGCGGTATCTTATGCCGGTCATTATATCGGTTTCGACATGGGACTCATGCTGGCCGAGGCTCTTAATCCCGTTCAGGAAATCCAGACAAATATTGTCGGGCAATTTTTATACTACTCGGCGCTAATGATTTTCATCTTAATTAACGGTCATCATTATTTAATAAGCGGACTGACGGCGTCCTTTAGCGTCGTTCCGATTGGCAAGTACGTAATCAACGAACCGGTTTACACTTTGTTGATTAAATATTCTTTTCTCGTATTTACAATTGCGATAAAAATTGCTTCGCCCATTATCGTATCGTTTTTCCTGGTGCATCTGGCCGAAAGCATCATTGCGCGCGTGATTCCGAACATGCAGATTATCTATATTACTCAACCGCTGAAATCACTGCTGGGAATATTCATGATATTGTCGTTAATACCGTTCTATGTTTATGTGCTTAAAAATTTACTTGAAGGTTACGAATACAAATTACTCGATTTAATAAGAGCAATGGGACAATAA
- a CDS encoding flagellar hook protein FlgE yields the protein MALLNSLFAGVSGLRNHQSMMDVIGNNISNVNTIGFKGSRVTFSDTFNQFVKSGTNPTSTSGGTNSFQIGLGMKINSIDRNWNQGTFERTGITTDLALQGQGLFILKSNGQQFYSRAGAFIFDADGKLVNPQNGAVVQGKIANGLGEIPAGTTLQDIVIDKNLRLPAVKTTKVSWGGNLQSSSTTIRTDIVELVGNLKKETPTSTQYFPGPADTDWSVSTIYNKDGKEYQLWNRYEQDTSGNWTYYYEIRDDAGNPLGTPITGNQALTFDALTGVCTNDQIIIQDATEKIDYKLNFSSLSNLIADSNVVTRIDKAEVPEPVLGAVTIFDSLGNPHTLSVKFEHVDNNRWSWSVSIPTTSGSLSPNAYGEIYFDPNGQIQSVWQAGSQVTSSPPIPKVTFTPASGAEAQIVDIDFGSGTAGVTQTNLTSQIAALSQNGSASAALSNLNIDQYGNIIGIFSNGNSRKLAQIMVATFKNLNALVSVGDNMYNVAANSGDPRIDTPGENSVTTIQSGALEQSNVDLSEEFTKMIISQRGFQANARVITTADNLLQEITNLIR from the coding sequence ATGGCACTTCTTAATTCTCTCTTTGCAGGCGTTTCCGGTCTGCGCAATCATCAATCGATGATGGATGTAATCGGCAATAATATCTCGAACGTAAACACAATCGGCTTTAAGGGTTCGCGCGTTACGTTCAGCGATACGTTCAATCAGTTTGTAAAATCGGGTACGAATCCCACCAGCACTTCCGGCGGCACTAATTCGTTCCAGATCGGTCTCGGCATGAAAATCAATTCGATCGACCGTAATTGGAATCAAGGCACATTCGAAAGAACGGGAATTACAACCGACCTTGCTCTCCAGGGACAAGGGTTATTTATCCTGAAAAGCAACGGGCAGCAATTTTATTCCAGAGCCGGAGCGTTTATTTTCGACGCCGACGGTAAACTGGTCAATCCTCAAAACGGCGCCGTAGTTCAGGGCAAAATTGCAAACGGCTTGGGAGAAATACCCGCCGGCACGACATTACAAGATATTGTGATCGACAAAAATCTGAGACTCCCCGCGGTAAAAACAACTAAAGTATCATGGGGCGGTAACTTGCAAAGCAGCTCTACAACCATCAGAACGGATATTGTAGAGTTAGTTGGCAATCTTAAAAAGGAAACACCTACTTCCACGCAATATTTCCCCGGGCCTGCAGATACTGACTGGAGTGTAAGTACGATTTATAATAAAGACGGAAAAGAATACCAGCTCTGGAACCGGTATGAACAAGATACGAGCGGCAACTGGACATATTACTATGAAATAAGAGACGATGCCGGCAATCCGCTCGGAACGCCTATTACAGGCAATCAGGCTCTTACCTTTGATGCATTAACAGGAGTGTGTACTAATGATCAAATAATTATCCAGGATGCAACGGAAAAAATTGATTATAAACTGAACTTTTCTTCTTTAAGCAATTTAATAGCCGACAGCAATGTAGTAACCAGGATAGACAAAGCGGAAGTACCCGAACCCGTTCTCGGCGCAGTTACAATTTTCGATTCTTTGGGTAATCCGCATACATTGTCGGTTAAATTCGAGCACGTTGATAATAACCGCTGGAGCTGGAGCGTTTCGATACCTACTACCAGCGGTTCTTTGAGTCCTAATGCCTACGGAGAAATTTATTTCGATCCCAACGGGCAGATACAGAGCGTATGGCAAGCAGGCAGCCAGGTTACGTCTTCTCCTCCGATTCCAAAAGTAACATTCACGCCGGCAAGCGGCGCTGAAGCTCAGATAGTAGATATTGATTTTGGAAGCGGCACCGCAGGCGTTACTCAAACTAACCTTACATCGCAAATTGCAGCTCTTTCGCAAAACGGATCCGCTTCGGCTGCTTTATCGAATCTTAACATAGACCAGTACGGAAATATTATCGGCATCTTCTCCAACGGAAATTCGAGAAAGTTGGCTCAGATAATGGTGGCTACGTTCAAGAACCTTAACGCTCTTGTGAGCGTGGGCGATAATATGTACAATGTGGCGGCAAATAGCGGCGATCCGCGTATCGACACTCCGGGAGAAAATTCCGTTACTACAATTCAGTCCGGCGCTCTCGAACAATCGAATGTCGATCTGTCGGAAGAATTTACCAAAATGATTATCTCGCAGCGCGGTTTCCAGGCAAATGCGCGAGTTATAACTACAGCAGATAATCTTCTCCAAGAAATCACTAATCTTATCAGGTAA
- the flhB gene encoding flagellar biosynthesis protein FlhB: MPNFEGQEKTEQPTGKKLEDARQKGQVAKSSEINSLAIFGSGLIIVFLFKSYIGGQFYEFSTDIFSKLNQVEMSHTVLQTYALRWGVFYLMLMMPILIAVFIASIVSNVSQVGFRITPEAISFSLDKFNPLKGIKRILFSTRSFVELGKSLLKLVIISIFTYFIISELIRKSIQLIDLSIEDTVEFMLDSSFSLIWKIVLFFVVIAAVDYIFQRYKFRKDMMMTKEEVKEELKQTEGDPVVKGRIKKEMMMAARRRMMHEVPKADVVITNPTHVAVALRYEMGKDGAPKVVAKGLDLVAQQIKKIAAENNVPMYEDVELARALYKTCEIGDEIPANLFKAVAQILAYIYQMKKLKKQKSII; this comes from the coding sequence ATGCCGAATTTCGAAGGACAGGAAAAGACCGAACAACCGACCGGGAAAAAGCTCGAAGACGCGCGTCAGAAAGGGCAGGTCGCCAAAAGCAGCGAAATTAATTCGCTCGCAATTTTCGGCAGCGGTTTGATCATTGTTTTCTTATTCAAGAGTTACATCGGCGGACAGTTTTATGAATTTTCAACTGATATATTTTCAAAACTCAATCAAGTGGAAATGAGCCACACTGTTCTCCAGACATATGCGTTAAGATGGGGAGTGTTTTATTTGATGCTGATGATGCCCATTTTGATTGCCGTTTTTATTGCCTCGATTGTCAGTAATGTGTCGCAAGTAGGATTCAGAATTACGCCGGAAGCAATCTCGTTTTCGCTCGACAAATTCAATCCTTTAAAAGGTATAAAAAGAATTTTGTTTTCAACCCGCTCGTTTGTCGAATTGGGTAAATCGCTGCTCAAGCTCGTTATCATCAGCATTTTTACTTATTTCATTATATCCGAGCTTATTAGAAAGAGCATACAGTTAATTGACCTGAGCATCGAAGATACGGTCGAATTTATGCTCGATTCTTCTTTTTCGCTGATATGGAAAATCGTACTCTTTTTCGTTGTGATAGCGGCGGTCGATTATATTTTTCAGCGCTATAAATTCAGAAAAGATATGATGATGACCAAGGAAGAGGTTAAAGAAGAATTAAAGCAGACGGAAGGCGACCCGGTGGTGAAGGGAAGAATTAAGAAAGAAATGATGATGGCGGCTCGCCGCAGAATGATGCATGAAGTTCCCAAAGCCGACGTGGTAATTACCAACCCGACTCACGTCGCCGTAGCGCTCAGATACGAAATGGGTAAAGACGGCGCGCCTAAGGTTGTAGCCAAAGGTTTGGATTTGGTGGCGCAGCAAATCAAAAAAATTGCAGCCGAAAATAACGTGCCGATGTACGAAGACGTTGAACTTGCAAGGGCTTTGTACAAAACGTGTGAAATCGGGGATGAAATTCCGGCTAACTTATTCAAAGCCGTAGCTCAAATTCTGGCTTATATTTATCAGATGAAAAAACTCAAAAAACAGAAGAGCATAATCTGA
- a CDS encoding FliO/MopB family protein — protein sequence MSAFDITQALLPLILVIMILGITLYFVKRYTFTMKGGKRMPLKIEVLSNQLIMPKKYLSIVRVEDKIMLLGVSEAGITLIKEFDSIDLPDNNETQNGDNQKKSFYELLKQNLGMR from the coding sequence ATGTCGGCCTTCGATATTACACAGGCTTTACTGCCGCTAATCCTTGTAATTATGATTCTGGGCATAACGCTCTACTTCGTAAAACGCTATACGTTTACGATGAAGGGCGGCAAACGAATGCCTTTGAAAATTGAAGTGCTTAGCAACCAGCTTATAATGCCCAAAAAATATCTATCGATTGTGCGAGTGGAAGATAAAATTATGCTGCTCGGAGTAAGCGAAGCGGGAATTACTTTAATAAAAGAGTTCGACAGTATAGACCTTCCGGACAATAACGAAACCCAGAACGGCGATAATCAGAAAAAATCTTTTTATGAATTGCTCAAGCAGAATTTAGGAATGCGATGA
- a CDS encoding flagellar basal body-associated FliL family protein, whose translation MAQENENILEQSETSGTSKGSSSKILVIGLPLFIVQLVAVYFITANILLPKIQSHYAVPTEEHAQSGDSSASESEGVEFGKFIYVVDDLIINPAGTDGKRLLLASIGFDIATEQNKKELEEKEVLVKDAIISVMGSKDMTQLSNALYRDSLKIQISDQIKQLMPDVKINNIYFSKYILQ comes from the coding sequence ATGGCACAGGAAAACGAAAATATCTTAGAACAGTCTGAAACTTCCGGAACCTCAAAAGGTTCCAGCTCAAAAATCCTTGTTATAGGATTGCCGCTTTTCATTGTTCAACTTGTAGCGGTTTATTTTATAACCGCCAATATTTTGCTGCCCAAAATCCAATCCCACTATGCAGTTCCAACAGAAGAGCACGCTCAATCGGGCGATTCTTCAGCCTCCGAAAGCGAAGGCGTGGAATTCGGAAAATTCATTTATGTGGTAGACGACCTCATAATCAACCCCGCCGGCACGGACGGCAAACGCCTTTTGCTTGCTTCGATCGGGTTCGATATTGCAACAGAACAAAATAAAAAGGAACTCGAAGAAAAAGAAGTATTGGTAAAAGACGCGATTATTTCCGTTATGGGCAGCAAGGATATGACTCAGTTGAGCAACGCTCTTTATCGGGATTCACTGAAAATCCAAATATCCGACCAAATCAAGCAATTGATGCCAGACGTTAAAATTAATAACATTTACTTCAGTAAATATATTTTACAATAA
- the fliM gene encoding flagellar motor switch protein FliM has protein sequence MAEILSQQEIDQLLDNIKSGQEQKNEEQSDKDKEAVLFDFRLPNRISKHQLRIIRSICDNFGESFTSFLVTKLQTAVNINVASIDQIYYSEYVLSVSNPACLYTFNIKNTDIKGILELNNDLAFLFVDKLLGGNGLTTKQVKVITPIEQRVLQVIVDRIMYDLKKSWQIIDDLEFEIEKFEPDIDFAQITSQSESVLLISFELIMGDQSYMMNVCFATFAFDSILAKMTTQKLSSIKSTKYFGVTSREVLSKHLAQTAVPINVEFGTTKLTVKEIMELEVGDIIKLKNKVHEEHKIRTGNRLLFLGRAGVLNNHKAIKITEKVFEKKL, from the coding sequence ATGGCAGAAATACTCTCACAACAAGAAATCGATCAACTGCTCGATAATATAAAAAGCGGGCAGGAGCAAAAAAACGAAGAGCAGAGCGATAAAGACAAGGAGGCGGTGCTTTTTGACTTCCGTCTTCCAAATCGTATCTCCAAGCACCAACTCCGCATTATTCGGAGTATCTGCGACAACTTCGGCGAAAGTTTTACATCGTTTCTTGTTACCAAACTCCAAACTGCCGTTAACATTAACGTCGCTTCAATCGACCAAATCTATTATTCGGAATACGTGCTTTCGGTTTCAAATCCTGCTTGCCTTTATACTTTCAATATAAAGAATACCGACATCAAAGGAATACTTGAACTTAATAATGATCTGGCGTTCCTGTTTGTCGATAAATTGCTGGGAGGCAACGGATTAACGACGAAACAGGTTAAGGTCATCACGCCGATCGAGCAAAGAGTGTTGCAGGTTATAGTAGACCGTATAATGTACGACCTTAAAAAGTCGTGGCAAATTATCGACGACCTGGAATTCGAAATCGAAAAATTTGAGCCGGATATCGATTTTGCTCAGATTACGTCGCAAAGCGAATCCGTTCTCCTTATTTCGTTCGAATTAATAATGGGCGACCAGTCGTACATGATGAACGTCTGTTTTGCCACTTTTGCATTCGACTCTATACTGGCTAAAATGACGACCCAAAAGTTATCGTCCATTAAATCGACCAAATATTTCGGCGTAACGTCCAGAGAAGTTCTCTCGAAACATTTGGCGCAAACCGCGGTTCCTATTAACGTGGAATTCGGCACAACCAAACTGACGGTAAAAGAAATTATGGAGCTCGAAGTGGGGGATATTATCAAACTGAAGAATAAAGTTCATGAAGAACACAAAATCAGAACCGGCAACAGATTGTTGTTTTTAGGCAGAGCCGGCGTGCTGAACAATCACAAAGCAATAAAAATAACTGAAAAAGTATTCGAAAAAAAACTCTAA
- a CDS encoding flagellar biosynthetic protein FliQ: MSEELIIEVLKDAFYTSFIILLPILGASLVIGILISIFQAATSLQEMTLTFVPKLIVTVLVIIFLLPWIAEKMISLTNKMFTMFLNVI; the protein is encoded by the coding sequence ATGTCGGAAGAATTGATCATAGAAGTATTGAAGGACGCGTTTTATACGTCTTTTATTATTCTGCTGCCCATATTGGGGGCGTCGCTAGTTATCGGCATTTTAATTTCGATATTCCAGGCTGCCACGTCGCTGCAGGAGATGACGCTTACTTTTGTGCCCAAATTAATTGTAACCGTGCTTGTGATAATATTTTTATTGCCCTGGATTGCGGAAAAAATGATCTCGCTAACGAATAAAATGTTTACAATGTTTCTCAATGTGATATGA
- the fliP gene encoding flagellar type III secretion system pore protein FliP (The bacterial flagellar biogenesis protein FliP forms a type III secretion system (T3SS)-type pore required for flagellar assembly.) has product MKKWIIIGIILLSGFTSLYAQSQSPSIPIPKIDLGIGTATSGEDVSVTLQILLLMTILALAPSIVIMTTAYLRIIIVFHFLKSALGTQQMPPSQLLAGIALFITFFIMAPTWNRVNDDALSPLMDNKISVEEAYNKGIEPIREFMFKNTREEDLELFVGLSNLPRPETRNDVPTYVLIPAFVLSELRIGFIIGFFLFIPFLMVDMIISSILMSMGMMMMPPMMISLPFKILLFILVDGWNLIIGSLVRSFH; this is encoded by the coding sequence ATGAAAAAGTGGATTATAATCGGGATTATATTGTTAAGCGGTTTTACATCTCTTTATGCTCAATCTCAATCGCCATCGATTCCTATTCCCAAAATTGATCTCGGAATCGGTACAGCAACGTCGGGCGAAGACGTTTCCGTAACCCTCCAGATTTTATTGTTGATGACGATTCTGGCGCTTGCGCCTTCAATCGTTATTATGACAACGGCGTATTTGCGCATTATAATCGTATTTCATTTTCTTAAAAGCGCTCTTGGCACTCAGCAAATGCCTCCGTCTCAACTTCTGGCCGGAATTGCGCTTTTTATTACCTTTTTTATTATGGCGCCAACATGGAACCGGGTTAACGACGATGCTTTATCTCCTCTGATGGACAACAAAATATCAGTCGAAGAAGCTTACAACAAAGGCATCGAACCTATCAGAGAATTTATGTTTAAGAATACAAGGGAAGAAGACCTGGAATTGTTTGTCGGGCTTTCGAATTTACCGAGACCCGAGACCAGAAACGACGTGCCCACTTATGTGTTGATTCCGGCTTTTGTATTGAGCGAGCTTAGAATCGGTTTCATTATCGGATTCTTTCTGTTCATTCCGTTTCTGATGGTCGATATGATCATCTCGAGTATTCTGATGTCGATGGGTATGATGATGATGCCTCCGATGATGATTTCGCTGCCGTTTAAGATATTATTATTCATACTCGTCGACGGATGGAATTTGATTATCGGTTCTCTAGTAAGGAGTTTTCATTAA